One region of Microtus ochrogaster isolate Prairie Vole_2 unplaced genomic scaffold, MicOch1.0 UNK18, whole genome shotgun sequence genomic DNA includes:
- the Smarcd3 gene encoding SWI/SNF-related matrix-associated actin-dependent regulator of chromatin subfamily D member 3 isoform X1: protein MAADEVAGGARKATKSKLFEFLVHGVRPGMPSGARMPHQGAPMGPPGSPYMGSPAVRPGLAPAGMEPARKRAAPPPGQTQPQGQGQPVPTAPARSRSAKRRKMADKILPQRIRELVPESQAYMDLLAFERKLDQTIMRKRVDIQEALKRPMKQKRKLRLYISNTFNPAKPDAEDSDGSIASWELRVEGKLLDDVRPGPGLSRCPGPSKQKRKFSSFFKSLVIELDKDLYGPDNHLVEWHRTPTTQETDGFQVKRPGDLSVRCTLLLMLDYQPPQFKLDPRLARLLGLHTQSRSAIVQALWQYVKTNRLQDSHDKEYINGDKYFQQIFDCPRLKFSEIPQRLTALLLPPDPIVINHVISVDPSDQKKTACYDIDVEVEEPLKGQMSSFLLSTANQQEISALDSKIHETIESINQLKIQRDFMLSFSRDPKGYVQDLLRSQSRDLKVMTDVAGNPEEERRAEFYHQPWSQEAVSRYFYCKIQQRRQELEQSLVVRNT from the exons cGCCCCGGGATGCCGTCTGGAGCCCGAATGCCCCACCAGGGGGCGCCCATGGGCCCCCCGGGCTCCCCGTACATGGGCAGCCCCGCCGTGCGACCCGGCCTGGCCCCCGCGGGCATGGAGCCCGCCCGCAAGCGAGCAGCGCCCCCGCCCGGGCAGACCCAGCCACAGGGCCAGGGCCAGCCTGTGCCCACCGCCCCCGCGCGGAGCCGCAG tGCCAAGAGGAGGAAGATGGCTGACAAAATCCTCCCTCAAAGG ATTCGGGAGCTGGTCCCTGAGTCCCAGGCTTATATGGACCTCCTAGCATTCGAGAGGAAGCTGGATCAAACTATCATGCGGAAGCGAGTGGACATCCAGGAGGCCCTGAAGAGGCCCATGAAG CAAAAGCGAAAGCTGCGCCTTTATATCTCCAATACTTTTAACCCTGCGAAGCCCGATGCTGAAGATTCTGATGGCAGCATTGCCTCCTGGGAGCTGCGGGTGGAGGGGAAGCTCTTGGATGATGTACGTCCTGGCCCAGGTCTCTCCAGGTGTCCTGGG CCCAGTAAGCAGAAACGGAagttctcttccttcttcaagaGCTTGGTCATTGAGCTGGACAAAGATCTTTATGGCCCCGACAACCACCTCGTGGAG TGGCATCGGACACCCACAACCCAGGAGACAGATGGATTCCAAGTGAAGAGGCCAGGGGACTTGAGTGTGCGCTGTACCCTGCTCCTTATGCTGGACTATCAG CCTCCTCAGTTCAAACTGGACCCTCGCTTAGCCCGGCTGCTGGGGTTGCATACACAGAGCCGCTCAGCCATTGTGCAGGCACTGTGGCAATACGTGAAGACCAACCGGCTGCAGGACTCCCATGACAAGGAGTACATCAATGGAGACAAGTACTTCCAGCAG ATTTTTGACTGTCCCCGCCTGAAGTTCTCTGAGATTCCCCAGCGCCTCACAGCCCTGCTGCTGCCCCCTGACCCAATTGTCATCAACCATGTCATCAG CGTGGACCCATCAGACCAGAAGAAGACAGCATGCTATGACATTGATGTGGAGGTAGAGGAGCCACTGAAGGGGCAGATGAGCAGCTTTCTCCTGTCCACGGCCAACCAGCAGGAGATCAGCGCTCTGGACAGTAAG ATCCACGAGACGATTGAGTCCATAAACCAGCTCAAGATCCAGAGGGACTTCATGCTAAGTTTCTCCAGAGACCCCAAAGGCTACGTCCAAGATCTGCTCCGCTCTCAGAGCCGAGACCTCAAG GTGATGACAGATGTGGCTGGTAACCCTGAAGAGGAACGCCGGGCTGAGTTCTACCACCAGCCCTGGTCCCAGGAAGCCGTCAGCCGCTACTTCTACTGTAAG ATCCAGCAGCgcaggcaggagctggagcaatCGCTGGTCGTACGCAACACCTAG
- the Smarcd3 gene encoding SWI/SNF-related matrix-associated actin-dependent regulator of chromatin subfamily D member 3 isoform X2 — MAADEVAGGARKATKSKLFEFLVHGVRPGMPSGARMPHQGAPMGPPGSPYMGSPAVRPGLAPAGMEPARKRAAPPPGQTQPQGQGQPVPTAPARSRSAKRRKMADKILPQRIRELVPESQAYMDLLAFERKLDQTIMRKRVDIQEALKRPMKQKRKLRLYISNTFNPAKPDAEDSDGSIASWELRVEGKLLDDVRPGPVPVTFPQPSKQKRKFSSFFKSLVIELDKDLYGPDNHLVEWHRTPTTQETDGFQVKRPGDLSVRCTLLLMLDYQPPQFKLDPRLARLLGLHTQSRSAIVQALWQYVKTNRLQDSHDKEYINGDKYFQQIFDCPRLKFSEIPQRLTALLLPPDPIVINHVISVDPSDQKKTACYDIDVEVEEPLKGQMSSFLLSTANQQEISALDSKIHETIESINQLKIQRDFMLSFSRDPKGYVQDLLRSQSRDLKVMTDVAGNPEEERRAEFYHQPWSQEAVSRYFYCKIQQRRQELEQSLVVRNT; from the exons cGCCCCGGGATGCCGTCTGGAGCCCGAATGCCCCACCAGGGGGCGCCCATGGGCCCCCCGGGCTCCCCGTACATGGGCAGCCCCGCCGTGCGACCCGGCCTGGCCCCCGCGGGCATGGAGCCCGCCCGCAAGCGAGCAGCGCCCCCGCCCGGGCAGACCCAGCCACAGGGCCAGGGCCAGCCTGTGCCCACCGCCCCCGCGCGGAGCCGCAG tGCCAAGAGGAGGAAGATGGCTGACAAAATCCTCCCTCAAAGG ATTCGGGAGCTGGTCCCTGAGTCCCAGGCTTATATGGACCTCCTAGCATTCGAGAGGAAGCTGGATCAAACTATCATGCGGAAGCGAGTGGACATCCAGGAGGCCCTGAAGAGGCCCATGAAG CAAAAGCGAAAGCTGCGCCTTTATATCTCCAATACTTTTAACCCTGCGAAGCCCGATGCTGAAGATTCTGATGGCAGCATTGCCTCCTGGGAGCTGCGGGTGGAGGGGAAGCTCTTGGATGATGTACGTCCTGGCCCAG TCCCTGTCACTTTCCCACAGCCCAGTAAGCAGAAACGGAagttctcttccttcttcaagaGCTTGGTCATTGAGCTGGACAAAGATCTTTATGGCCCCGACAACCACCTCGTGGAG TGGCATCGGACACCCACAACCCAGGAGACAGATGGATTCCAAGTGAAGAGGCCAGGGGACTTGAGTGTGCGCTGTACCCTGCTCCTTATGCTGGACTATCAG CCTCCTCAGTTCAAACTGGACCCTCGCTTAGCCCGGCTGCTGGGGTTGCATACACAGAGCCGCTCAGCCATTGTGCAGGCACTGTGGCAATACGTGAAGACCAACCGGCTGCAGGACTCCCATGACAAGGAGTACATCAATGGAGACAAGTACTTCCAGCAG ATTTTTGACTGTCCCCGCCTGAAGTTCTCTGAGATTCCCCAGCGCCTCACAGCCCTGCTGCTGCCCCCTGACCCAATTGTCATCAACCATGTCATCAG CGTGGACCCATCAGACCAGAAGAAGACAGCATGCTATGACATTGATGTGGAGGTAGAGGAGCCACTGAAGGGGCAGATGAGCAGCTTTCTCCTGTCCACGGCCAACCAGCAGGAGATCAGCGCTCTGGACAGTAAG ATCCACGAGACGATTGAGTCCATAAACCAGCTCAAGATCCAGAGGGACTTCATGCTAAGTTTCTCCAGAGACCCCAAAGGCTACGTCCAAGATCTGCTCCGCTCTCAGAGCCGAGACCTCAAG GTGATGACAGATGTGGCTGGTAACCCTGAAGAGGAACGCCGGGCTGAGTTCTACCACCAGCCCTGGTCCCAGGAAGCCGTCAGCCGCTACTTCTACTGTAAG ATCCAGCAGCgcaggcaggagctggagcaatCGCTGGTCGTACGCAACACCTAG
- the Chpf2 gene encoding chondroitin sulfate glucuronyltransferase, with amino-acid sequence MSGPATMRLSSLLALLRPALPLILGLSLGCSLSLLRVSWIQGEGEDPCVEAVGKPGGPQNPDSKTGLDQSDEDFKPRIVPYYRDPNKPYKKVLRTRYIQTELGSRERLLVAVLTSRTTLSTLAVAVNRTAAHHFPRLLYFTGQRGARAPAGMQVVSHGDERPAWLMSETLRYLHTHFGADYDWFFIMQDDTYVQAPRLAALAGHLSINQDLYLGRAEEFIGAGEQARYCHGGFGYLLSRSLLLRLRPHLDGCRGDILSARPDEWLGRCLIDTLGIGCVSQHQGQQYRSFELAKNRDPEKEGSSAFLSAFTVHPVSEGTLMYRLHKRFSALELERAYNEIEQLQAQIRNLTVLTPEGEAGLSWPVGLPAPFTPHSRFEVLGWDYFTEQHTFACTDGAPKCPLQGASRADVGDAVDTALEQLNRRYQPRLRFQKQRLLNGYRRFDPARGMEYTLDLLLEAVTQRGHRRSLARRVSLLRPLSRVEILPMPYVTEATRVQLVLPLLVAEAPAALAFLEAFAASVLEPREHALLTLLLVYGPREGRGGPDPFLGVKAAAAELERRYPGARLAWLAVRAEAPSQVRLMDVISKKHPVDTLFFLTTVWTRPGSEVLNRCRMNAISGWQAFFPVHFQEFNPVLSPQRSPPGGPGAGPDPPSPGVDPSRGAPVGGRFDRQASAEGCFYNADYLAARARLASELAGQEEEEALEGLEVMDVFLRFSGLHLFRAVEPGLVQKFSLRDCSPRLSEELYHRCRLSNLEGLGGRTQLAMALFEQEQANST; translated from the exons ATGTCAGGGCCTGCCACCATGAGACTGAGCTCGCTGTTGGCTCTGCTGCGACCAGCACTCCCCCTCATCCTGGGGCTGTCTCTGGGATGCAGCCTGAGCCTTCTGCGGGTTTCCTGGATCCAGGGTGAAGGAGAAGATCCCTGTGTAGAGGCTGTGGGGAAGCCAGGAGGGCCACAGAATCCTGACTCAAAAACTGGACTGGACCAAAGTGATGAAGACTTCAAACCCAGGATTGTCCCCTACTACAGGGATCCTAACAAGCCCTACAAGAAGGTGCTCAG GACTCGCTATATTCAGACAGAGCTGGGCTCTCGTGAGCGCTTGCTGGTAGCTGTCCTGACTTCTCGCACCACACTGTCCACCCTGGCCGTCGCTGTTAACCGTACAGCGGCACATCACTTCCCTCGATTACTCTACTTCACAGGGCAGCGAGGGGCCCGGGCTCCTGCAGGGATGCAGGTGGTGTCTCATGGAGATGAGCGGCCTGCCTGGCTCATGTCAGAGACCCTGCGCTACCTTCACACACACTTTGGGGCTGACTATGACTGGTTCTTCATCATGCAGGATGACACTTACGTGCAGGCCCCCCGATTGGCAGCTCTTGCTGGCCACCTTAGCATCAACCAGGACCTGTACTTGGGCCGTGCAGAGGAATTCATTGGTGCAGGCGAGCAGGCCCGGTACTGCCATGGGGGCTTTGGCTACTTGCTGTCACGGAGTCTCCTGTTGCGCTTGCGGCCACATCTAGATGGCTGCCGGGGGGACATTCTCAGTGCTCGGCCTGATGAATGGCTTGGCCGCTGCCTCATCGACACTCTGGGCATCGGCTGTGTTTCACAGCACCAG GGACAACAGTATCGCTCCTTCGAACTGGCCAAGAATAGGGACCCTGAGAAGGAGGGGAGCTCTGCGTTCCTGAGCGCCTTCACCGTTCACCCTGTCTCCGAGGGTACCCTCATGTACCGCCTCCACAAACGCTTCAGTGCCCTGGAGTTGGAGCGGGCTTACAACGAAATAGAGCAACTGCAG GCTCAGATCCGGAACCTGACGGTGCTGACTcctgagggagaggcagggctgagCTGGCCTGTTGGGCTCCCAGCCCCTTTCACTCCACACTCTCGCTTCGAGGTGCTGGGCTGGGACTACTTCACAGAGCAGCACACCTTCGCCTGTACAGATGGGGCTCCCAAATGCCCGCTGCAGGGGGCTAGCAGGGCAGACGTAGGCGATGCTGTGGACACTGCTCTGGAGCAGCTCAATCGGCGCTATCAGCCGCGCCTGCGCTTTCAGAAGCAGCGACTGCTCAATGGCTACAGGCGCTTTGACCCTGCGAGGGGCATGGAGTACACCCTCGACTTGCTTCTGGAAGCTGTCACTCAGCGAGGGCATCGACGCTCACTTGCCCGCAGAGTCAGCCTGCTGCGGCCACTGAGCAGGGTGGAAATTCTGCCTATGCCCTATGTCACTGAGGCTACCCGGGTGCAGCTGGTGCTGCCGCTCCTGGTGGCTGAAGCTCCGGCCGCTCTGGCTTTTCTTGAGGCCTTTGCTGCCAGTGTTCTGGAGCCTCGAGAACATGCATTGCTCACCCTGTTGTTGGTATATGGGCCCCGGGAAGGCCGCGGGGGCCCTGACCCATTTCTTGGGGTGAAGGCTGCAGCTGCTGAGTTAGAACGACGATACCCTGGGGCGAGGTTGGCCTGGCTTGCTGTGCGAGCAGAGGCCCCTTCCCAGGTGCGACTCATGGATGTCATCTCCAAGAAACACCCGGTGGACACACTCTTCTTCCTTACCACCGTGTGGACGAGACCTGGGTCGGAAGTCCTCAACCGCTGCCGTATGAATGCCATCTCTGGCTGGCAGGCCTTCTTTCCAGTCCATTTTCAAGAGTTCAACCCTGTTCTGTCACCACAGAGATCCCCCCCAGGGGGACCTGGGGCTGGCCCCGATCCCCCATCCCCTGGTGTGGACCCTTCTCGGGGGGCTCCTGTTGGGGGCAGATTTGACCGGCAGGCATCGGCAGAGGGCTGCTTCTACAACGCTGACTACCTGGCAGCCCGTGCCCGGCTGGCTAGTGAACTGGCAggccaggaagaggaggaagccctggaggggctggaggtgaTGGATGTTTTCCTCCGGTTCTCAGGGCTCCACCTCTTTCGAGCCGTAGAGCCAGGGCTGGTGCAGAAGTTCTCCCTGCGGGACTGTAGCCCCCGGCTCAGTGAGGAACTGTACCACCGCTGTCGCCTCAGCAATCTGGAGGGGCTGGGAGGCCGTACCCAGCTTGCCATGGCTCTGTTTGAACAGGAGCAGGCCAACAGCACTTAG
- the Smarcd3 gene encoding SWI/SNF-related matrix-associated actin-dependent regulator of chromatin subfamily D member 3 isoform X3 produces MAADEVAGGARKATKSKLFEFLVHGVRPGMPSGARMPHQGAPMGPPGSPYMGSPAVRPGLAPAGMEPARKRAAPPPGQTQPQGQGQPVPTAPARSRSAKRRKMADKILPQRIRELVPESQAYMDLLAFERKLDQTIMRKRVDIQEALKRPMKQKRKLRLYISNTFNPAKPDAEDSDGSIASWELRVEGKLLDDPSKQKRKFSSFFKSLVIELDKDLYGPDNHLVEWHRTPTTQETDGFQVKRPGDLSVRCTLLLMLDYQPPQFKLDPRLARLLGLHTQSRSAIVQALWQYVKTNRLQDSHDKEYINGDKYFQQIFDCPRLKFSEIPQRLTALLLPPDPIVINHVISVDPSDQKKTACYDIDVEVEEPLKGQMSSFLLSTANQQEISALDSKIHETIESINQLKIQRDFMLSFSRDPKGYVQDLLRSQSRDLKVMTDVAGNPEEERRAEFYHQPWSQEAVSRYFYCKIQQRRQELEQSLVVRNT; encoded by the exons cGCCCCGGGATGCCGTCTGGAGCCCGAATGCCCCACCAGGGGGCGCCCATGGGCCCCCCGGGCTCCCCGTACATGGGCAGCCCCGCCGTGCGACCCGGCCTGGCCCCCGCGGGCATGGAGCCCGCCCGCAAGCGAGCAGCGCCCCCGCCCGGGCAGACCCAGCCACAGGGCCAGGGCCAGCCTGTGCCCACCGCCCCCGCGCGGAGCCGCAG tGCCAAGAGGAGGAAGATGGCTGACAAAATCCTCCCTCAAAGG ATTCGGGAGCTGGTCCCTGAGTCCCAGGCTTATATGGACCTCCTAGCATTCGAGAGGAAGCTGGATCAAACTATCATGCGGAAGCGAGTGGACATCCAGGAGGCCCTGAAGAGGCCCATGAAG CAAAAGCGAAAGCTGCGCCTTTATATCTCCAATACTTTTAACCCTGCGAAGCCCGATGCTGAAGATTCTGATGGCAGCATTGCCTCCTGGGAGCTGCGGGTGGAGGGGAAGCTCTTGGATGAT CCCAGTAAGCAGAAACGGAagttctcttccttcttcaagaGCTTGGTCATTGAGCTGGACAAAGATCTTTATGGCCCCGACAACCACCTCGTGGAG TGGCATCGGACACCCACAACCCAGGAGACAGATGGATTCCAAGTGAAGAGGCCAGGGGACTTGAGTGTGCGCTGTACCCTGCTCCTTATGCTGGACTATCAG CCTCCTCAGTTCAAACTGGACCCTCGCTTAGCCCGGCTGCTGGGGTTGCATACACAGAGCCGCTCAGCCATTGTGCAGGCACTGTGGCAATACGTGAAGACCAACCGGCTGCAGGACTCCCATGACAAGGAGTACATCAATGGAGACAAGTACTTCCAGCAG ATTTTTGACTGTCCCCGCCTGAAGTTCTCTGAGATTCCCCAGCGCCTCACAGCCCTGCTGCTGCCCCCTGACCCAATTGTCATCAACCATGTCATCAG CGTGGACCCATCAGACCAGAAGAAGACAGCATGCTATGACATTGATGTGGAGGTAGAGGAGCCACTGAAGGGGCAGATGAGCAGCTTTCTCCTGTCCACGGCCAACCAGCAGGAGATCAGCGCTCTGGACAGTAAG ATCCACGAGACGATTGAGTCCATAAACCAGCTCAAGATCCAGAGGGACTTCATGCTAAGTTTCTCCAGAGACCCCAAAGGCTACGTCCAAGATCTGCTCCGCTCTCAGAGCCGAGACCTCAAG GTGATGACAGATGTGGCTGGTAACCCTGAAGAGGAACGCCGGGCTGAGTTCTACCACCAGCCCTGGTCCCAGGAAGCCGTCAGCCGCTACTTCTACTGTAAG ATCCAGCAGCgcaggcaggagctggagcaatCGCTGGTCGTACGCAACACCTAG
- the Smarcd3 gene encoding SWI/SNF-related matrix-associated actin-dependent regulator of chromatin subfamily D member 3 isoform X4: MTPGLQHLPTVVQRPGMPSGARMPHQGAPMGPPGSPYMGSPAVRPGLAPAGMEPARKRAAPPPGQTQPQGQGQPVPTAPARSRSAKRRKMADKILPQRIRELVPESQAYMDLLAFERKLDQTIMRKRVDIQEALKRPMKQKRKLRLYISNTFNPAKPDAEDSDGSIASWELRVEGKLLDDVRPGPGLSRCPGPSKQKRKFSSFFKSLVIELDKDLYGPDNHLVEWHRTPTTQETDGFQVKRPGDLSVRCTLLLMLDYQPPQFKLDPRLARLLGLHTQSRSAIVQALWQYVKTNRLQDSHDKEYINGDKYFQQIFDCPRLKFSEIPQRLTALLLPPDPIVINHVISVDPSDQKKTACYDIDVEVEEPLKGQMSSFLLSTANQQEISALDSKIHETIESINQLKIQRDFMLSFSRDPKGYVQDLLRSQSRDLKVMTDVAGNPEEERRAEFYHQPWSQEAVSRYFYCKIQQRRQELEQSLVVRNT; the protein is encoded by the exons cGCCCCGGGATGCCGTCTGGAGCCCGAATGCCCCACCAGGGGGCGCCCATGGGCCCCCCGGGCTCCCCGTACATGGGCAGCCCCGCCGTGCGACCCGGCCTGGCCCCCGCGGGCATGGAGCCCGCCCGCAAGCGAGCAGCGCCCCCGCCCGGGCAGACCCAGCCACAGGGCCAGGGCCAGCCTGTGCCCACCGCCCCCGCGCGGAGCCGCAG tGCCAAGAGGAGGAAGATGGCTGACAAAATCCTCCCTCAAAGG ATTCGGGAGCTGGTCCCTGAGTCCCAGGCTTATATGGACCTCCTAGCATTCGAGAGGAAGCTGGATCAAACTATCATGCGGAAGCGAGTGGACATCCAGGAGGCCCTGAAGAGGCCCATGAAG CAAAAGCGAAAGCTGCGCCTTTATATCTCCAATACTTTTAACCCTGCGAAGCCCGATGCTGAAGATTCTGATGGCAGCATTGCCTCCTGGGAGCTGCGGGTGGAGGGGAAGCTCTTGGATGATGTACGTCCTGGCCCAGGTCTCTCCAGGTGTCCTGGG CCCAGTAAGCAGAAACGGAagttctcttccttcttcaagaGCTTGGTCATTGAGCTGGACAAAGATCTTTATGGCCCCGACAACCACCTCGTGGAG TGGCATCGGACACCCACAACCCAGGAGACAGATGGATTCCAAGTGAAGAGGCCAGGGGACTTGAGTGTGCGCTGTACCCTGCTCCTTATGCTGGACTATCAG CCTCCTCAGTTCAAACTGGACCCTCGCTTAGCCCGGCTGCTGGGGTTGCATACACAGAGCCGCTCAGCCATTGTGCAGGCACTGTGGCAATACGTGAAGACCAACCGGCTGCAGGACTCCCATGACAAGGAGTACATCAATGGAGACAAGTACTTCCAGCAG ATTTTTGACTGTCCCCGCCTGAAGTTCTCTGAGATTCCCCAGCGCCTCACAGCCCTGCTGCTGCCCCCTGACCCAATTGTCATCAACCATGTCATCAG CGTGGACCCATCAGACCAGAAGAAGACAGCATGCTATGACATTGATGTGGAGGTAGAGGAGCCACTGAAGGGGCAGATGAGCAGCTTTCTCCTGTCCACGGCCAACCAGCAGGAGATCAGCGCTCTGGACAGTAAG ATCCACGAGACGATTGAGTCCATAAACCAGCTCAAGATCCAGAGGGACTTCATGCTAAGTTTCTCCAGAGACCCCAAAGGCTACGTCCAAGATCTGCTCCGCTCTCAGAGCCGAGACCTCAAG GTGATGACAGATGTGGCTGGTAACCCTGAAGAGGAACGCCGGGCTGAGTTCTACCACCAGCCCTGGTCCCAGGAAGCCGTCAGCCGCTACTTCTACTGTAAG ATCCAGCAGCgcaggcaggagctggagcaatCGCTGGTCGTACGCAACACCTAG